One genomic region from Arthrobacter pigmenti encodes:
- a CDS encoding putative immunity protein, which yields MILPSVRDPRFVTIRRGGSLTDEDHRLLALWAATCAEHVLHLFESAQPGDPRPREAIEYARAWTRGEVGMMQSRAAGGHAMGAARELRGPARHAAFTAGQAGAVAHVAAHELGAAAYAIKAVRADVPEKFSTAAGERECQWQRRQLPDEIHELVLDDQRLRNDICWSVFN from the coding sequence ATGATTCTTCCGAGTGTCCGGGACCCGCGATTCGTCACGATTCGCCGTGGCGGGAGCCTCACGGATGAAGATCATCGACTGCTTGCTCTGTGGGCTGCGACGTGCGCGGAGCATGTCCTCCATCTCTTTGAGTCGGCCCAGCCCGGCGACCCACGGCCGCGCGAAGCCATTGAATACGCTCGGGCTTGGACGCGTGGTGAGGTTGGCATGATGCAATCGCGTGCGGCGGGTGGTCATGCGATGGGGGCAGCCAGGGAGTTGCGTGGCCCAGCACGTCACGCCGCATTTACTGCTGGTCAGGCTGGTGCGGTTGCCCACGTTGCCGCGCATGAGTTGGGCGCCGCTGCCTACGCGATCAAGGCTGTACGTGCTGATGTGCCGGAAAAGTTCAGCACGGCAGCGGGCGAACGTGAGTGCCAATGGCAGCGGCGCCAGCTTCCTGATGAGATACACGAGCTGGTTCTGGATGATCAGAGGTTGCGCAACGATATCTGCTGGTCGGTGTTCAATTAG
- a CDS encoding class I SAM-dependent methyltransferase — MRPDTPRFRFSRQADLHRIDDDGGTSSTSRLGIMADYDARLIDLYDVDNPDGADHDLYRALADEVDARSIVDLGCGTGSLTVSLAGRERHVLGVDPSVTMLNYARSRPGAASVHWVNGDSGGIDVRDADYAVMTGNVAQHILGDAWPRTLADLRQALRPGGVLAFESRNPEARAWESWKLDDRTVRDTPHGPLTEWAEVSDLNGNGEVTLAFHNVFEDTGDHVVENLTLAFRDRERITRALVAAGFDVEIVWGSWIRKPFQEADPVMIFKARRQ, encoded by the coding sequence CGACGGCGGCACCTCCTCGACCAGTAGGCTCGGCATTATGGCTGATTACGACGCACGGCTCATCGACCTGTACGACGTCGACAATCCGGATGGAGCGGATCATGACCTCTATCGGGCCCTGGCTGACGAAGTCGATGCTCGCTCCATCGTTGACCTCGGCTGCGGGACCGGTAGCTTGACTGTGAGCCTGGCTGGACGGGAGCGACACGTACTCGGGGTGGATCCTTCGGTGACAATGCTCAATTACGCCCGGTCCCGTCCAGGAGCTGCTTCTGTTCACTGGGTTAATGGTGATTCCGGCGGAATCGACGTACGGGACGCTGACTACGCCGTCATGACCGGGAACGTGGCGCAGCATATCCTCGGCGACGCCTGGCCGCGCACCTTGGCGGACCTGCGTCAGGCGCTGCGCCCCGGAGGTGTTCTCGCTTTCGAGAGTCGCAACCCGGAGGCGCGCGCGTGGGAGTCCTGGAAATTGGACGATCGCACGGTCAGGGACACCCCTCACGGTCCGCTGACTGAGTGGGCGGAGGTTTCCGACCTCAATGGGAACGGCGAAGTCACCCTTGCGTTCCATAATGTCTTTGAAGACACCGGCGATCATGTGGTCGAGAACCTGACTCTCGCGTTCCGGGACCGGGAACGCATCACGCGTGCGCTGGTCGCCGCCGGTTTCGACGTCGAAATTGTGTGGGGGAGTTGGATCAGGAAGCCATTTCAGGAGGCTGACCCGGTGATGATCTTCAAAGCCCGGCGGCAATAA
- a CDS encoding AAA family ATPase gives MARVLLTGMSGTGKSTVLKELRQRGYFTVDTDYDGWELPDGTWDEARMDQLLAEAANVVVSGTVDNQGQFYDRFDHIVLLSAPLEVLLERVKNRTNNPYGKTEQEGAEIAAYLETVEPLLRRGATTELDGRRPVGELADVIAELIDGGS, from the coding sequence GTGGCGCGCGTATTGCTTACTGGGATGTCAGGAACCGGCAAAAGCACAGTCCTGAAGGAACTTCGTCAGCGAGGTTACTTCACGGTTGACACGGATTACGACGGTTGGGAGCTGCCCGACGGCACGTGGGACGAAGCCCGGATGGACCAGTTGCTCGCCGAAGCCGCGAACGTCGTCGTCAGCGGCACCGTCGACAATCAAGGGCAATTTTATGACCGTTTCGATCACATCGTCCTGCTGAGCGCACCGCTGGAAGTATTGCTCGAGCGGGTGAAGAACCGCACCAACAATCCCTATGGCAAGACAGAGCAGGAGGGGGCGGAAATCGCTGCCTACCTCGAAACCGTCGAACCACTGCTACGACGCGGGGCCACCACCGAACTGGACGGCAGGCGGCCGGTTGGTGAACTCGCAGACGTGATCGCCGAACTGATCGACGGCGGTTCCTGA